One Streptomyces sp. V4I8 genomic window carries:
- a CDS encoding YidC/Oxa1 family membrane protein insertase, with translation MSVFADLVQRLADLLDPLFGAGAAAAAIILFTALVRLLVHPLSRAAARGQKARAELQPKIAELRKKHAKSPERLQRAVMELHAEEKVSPLAGCLPGLFQLPAFFVLYHLFSNTTIGGKANELLSHQLFAAPLGDRWADALGDGGAFGGAGLVYLALFVVVACVAAFNFRRTKRMMAANPAVPVADGQPLAGMGAVTKVMPFMSFFTLFTVAVVPLAAALYVVTSTTWSAVERAALYR, from the coding sequence ATGTCTGTTTTCGCCGACCTTGTTCAGCGGCTGGCCGATCTGCTCGACCCGCTGTTCGGCGCCGGTGCGGCCGCCGCCGCGATCATCCTGTTCACCGCGCTCGTACGACTGCTCGTCCATCCGCTGTCCCGGGCCGCCGCGCGCGGGCAGAAGGCGCGGGCCGAGTTGCAGCCCAAGATCGCCGAGCTGCGGAAGAAGCACGCCAAGAGCCCCGAGAGGCTCCAGCGGGCAGTGATGGAGCTGCATGCCGAGGAGAAGGTGTCGCCGCTGGCGGGATGCCTGCCCGGACTGTTCCAGCTGCCCGCCTTCTTCGTCCTCTACCACCTGTTCTCGAACACGACGATCGGCGGCAAGGCCAACGAACTGCTCTCGCACCAGCTGTTCGCCGCGCCTCTGGGCGACCGGTGGGCCGACGCGCTCGGCGACGGAGGGGCGTTCGGCGGCGCGGGGCTGGTCTACCTCGCCCTGTTCGTGGTCGTCGCCTGCGTCGCCGCGTTCAACTTCCGCCGTACGAAGCGGATGATGGCCGCGAATCCGGCGGTGCCGGTCGCCGACGGTCAGCCGTTGGCGGGTATGGGCGCCGTCACCAAGGTCATGCCGTTCATGTCCTTCTTCACCCTCTTCACCGTGGCGGTGGTGCCGCTGGCCGCCGCGCTGTACGTGGTGACCAGCACGACCTGGAGCGCGGTGGAGCGGGCCGCGCTGTACCGGTAG
- a CDS encoding class E sortase, producing MVRVRVVRHSGLRRRALGRRVLWGGGEVLVTVGVVLLLLVVHQVWWTNREARAGAEREVRALERTWDGEGDGGGGGGDSRTAVPAATTPPAAIGSPDQSAGSSERSAGRPRRSAAPAPEPDWSQAYAILTIPRLHLRVPVAEGVSKSGVLNKGYVGHYPGTQQPGQAGNFALAGHRNTHGEPFRYINRLAPEDTVRVETRSATYTYAVDKTLPQTTARDGTVIRPVPRSTVRPGHGYTEPGYYLTLTTCTPEYTSKYRLVVWAKLVSMRPRQAPGQDALPRRTRTSNQHGDPV from the coding sequence ATGGTGCGGGTTCGCGTCGTGCGGCACAGCGGACTTCGGCGGCGCGCCCTGGGGCGACGGGTGCTGTGGGGCGGCGGGGAGGTGCTCGTCACCGTAGGGGTGGTGCTTCTGCTGCTGGTCGTTCACCAGGTGTGGTGGACCAACCGGGAGGCCAGGGCAGGCGCCGAGCGGGAGGTCAGGGCACTGGAGCGGACCTGGGACGGTGAGGGCGACGGGGGTGGCGGGGGCGGCGACTCCCGTACGGCCGTACCGGCGGCCACGACCCCGCCCGCGGCCATCGGCTCGCCCGACCAGTCCGCCGGCTCCTCCGAGCGGTCCGCCGGCCGCCCACGCCGGTCCGCCGCCCCCGCACCGGAACCCGACTGGTCCCAGGCCTACGCCATCCTGACCATCCCCCGCCTCCACCTCCGCGTCCCCGTCGCCGAGGGCGTCAGCAAGAGCGGTGTCCTCAACAAGGGCTACGTCGGCCACTACCCCGGCACCCAACAGCCGGGCCAGGCAGGCAACTTCGCCCTCGCCGGGCACCGCAACACCCACGGCGAGCCCTTCCGGTACATCAACCGGCTCGCGCCCGAGGACACCGTTCGGGTCGAGACGCGGAGCGCGACGTACACGTACGCCGTCGACAAGACCCTGCCGCAGACCACCGCGCGGGACGGGACCGTCATCCGGCCCGTCCCGCGCTCCACCGTCAGGCCGGGCCACGGCTACACCGAGCCCGGCTACTACCTCACCCTCACCACCTGCACCCCGGAGTACACGTCGAAGTACCGGCTGGTGGTGTGGGCCAAGCTCGTCTCCATGCGGCCCCGTCAGGCCCCTGGGCAGGACGCCCTTCCCCGTCGAACCCGTACTTCGAACCAGCACGGTGATCCTGTATAA
- a CDS encoding DUF6412 domain-containing protein, giving the protein MIRSWASLRPAAVLVLLFLEIALLDTGSLSATVALAATAAAGSAFAVCSLLASRAAPAVAPTRVRTAIRDRARRTAFLPQRDPDASGRPRPRAPGHALPATVA; this is encoded by the coding sequence ATGATCCGCAGTTGGGCCAGTCTGCGTCCCGCCGCCGTGCTGGTGCTCCTCTTCCTGGAGATCGCGCTGCTCGACACGGGCAGCCTCTCCGCGACCGTCGCGCTGGCCGCGACCGCCGCCGCCGGTTCCGCGTTCGCCGTCTGCTCGCTCCTCGCCTCGCGCGCCGCGCCCGCCGTGGCGCCGACCCGGGTGCGTACGGCCATCCGTGACCGGGCCCGCCGTACGGCCTTCCTGCCGCAACGCGACCCCGACGCCTCGGGCCGGCCACGGCCCAGGGCGCCCGGGCACGCCCTCCCGGCGACCGTCGCGTAG
- a CDS encoding heme-degrading domain-containing protein, translating into MTTHKTSKPGKTHNPEITPKFHPELTPPLEELEAQERRLVFRQFTYDDAWALGSLLVELARERQAPVAIDIHRSGQQLFHAALPGSTPDNDAWIARKRRVVERYGTSSYVVGARFRAKGTTFEDSSRLDPDTYAAHGGSFPINVEGVGVIGSVTVSGLPQLEDHRMVVEAVEEFLEKG; encoded by the coding sequence GTGACGACGCACAAGACGAGCAAGCCGGGCAAGACGCACAACCCGGAGATCACCCCGAAGTTTCACCCCGAGCTCACCCCGCCCCTGGAGGAGCTGGAGGCGCAGGAACGCCGCCTGGTCTTCCGCCAGTTCACCTACGACGACGCCTGGGCCCTGGGCTCCCTGCTGGTCGAGCTGGCCCGCGAACGCCAGGCCCCGGTCGCCATCGACATCCACCGGTCCGGCCAGCAGCTCTTCCACGCCGCCCTGCCCGGTTCCACCCCCGACAACGACGCCTGGATCGCCCGCAAGCGCCGGGTCGTGGAGCGCTACGGCACCTCGTCCTACGTCGTCGGCGCCCGCTTCCGCGCCAAGGGCACGACGTTCGAGGACTCCTCCCGCCTGGACCCCGACACCTACGCGGCTCACGGCGGCTCCTTCCCGATCAACGTCGAGGGCGTCGGCGTGATCGGGTCGGTGACGGTGAGCGGTCTGCCGCAGCTGGAGGACCACCGGATGGTGGTGGAGGCGGTGGAGGAGTTCCTGGAGAAGGGGTAA
- a CDS encoding SEC-C metal-binding domain-containing protein: MRPDTPAENVDHTAEAARLERTAGLYPEDAEALLLQAAAHLELSGDRPAATALYDRLLSSSTPLEDPHLVRALKASNLWEYGHEAEARAIIEGVRAAAPRDPAPWVIVAESLEAHDELEQAQETFTQGARLLLTDVAEPPYSTHPLLFGRHRVRRMLGLAHDEWDALADTLHSMPISLDELHDPKRVWSLGSDNPAELEAEISRLRAELGAYREALSRPFPVAVLHWTTGELAELVAAYPSLAAEYPSHEEHLETIEASLRELSASGTPNLGIVTGTVPSYEAFAASELASPEDATLLPQYATTLAARGRAVAWPPQRGASCWCGSGRGYGECHGAEPQG; the protein is encoded by the coding sequence ATGCGCCCCGACACGCCTGCCGAAAACGTCGACCACACCGCCGAAGCGGCACGCCTGGAGCGAACCGCCGGCCTCTACCCCGAGGACGCCGAGGCCCTGCTCCTCCAGGCCGCGGCCCACCTGGAACTCTCCGGCGACCGCCCCGCCGCGACCGCGCTCTACGACCGCCTGCTGTCGTCGTCGACCCCCCTGGAGGACCCCCACCTGGTACGCGCCCTCAAGGCGTCGAACCTCTGGGAGTACGGCCACGAGGCCGAGGCGAGAGCGATCATCGAAGGCGTCCGGGCAGCCGCCCCGCGAGACCCTGCGCCATGGGTGATCGTCGCGGAGTCCCTGGAGGCGCATGACGAGCTGGAACAGGCGCAGGAAACCTTCACGCAGGGCGCCCGCCTCCTCCTGACGGACGTGGCGGAGCCCCCGTACTCGACGCATCCGTTGCTGTTCGGCCGCCACCGCGTACGCCGCATGCTGGGTCTGGCCCACGACGAGTGGGACGCCCTGGCCGACACCCTCCACTCCATGCCGATCTCCCTGGACGAACTCCACGACCCCAAGCGGGTCTGGTCCCTGGGCTCGGACAATCCGGCGGAGCTGGAGGCGGAGATCTCACGGCTGCGGGCGGAACTGGGCGCGTACCGGGAGGCGCTGTCCCGCCCGTTCCCGGTGGCGGTCCTCCACTGGACGACGGGGGAACTGGCGGAGCTGGTGGCCGCGTATCCCTCGCTGGCGGCGGAGTACCCCTCGCATGAGGAGCACCTGGAGACGATAGAGGCGTCCCTGCGGGAGCTCTCGGCTTCGGGAACGCCGAACCTGGGGATCGTCACGGGGACAGTGCCGTCGTACGAGGCCTTCGCCGCCTCGGAGCTGGCCTCGCCGGAGGACGCGACGCTGCTGCCGCAGTATGCGACGACGTTGGCGGCGCGGGGGCGGGCGGTGGCTTGGCCGCCGCAGCGGGGGGCTTCGTGTTGGTGTGGGTCGGGGCGGGGGTATGGGGAGTGTCACGGGGCGGAGCCGCAGGGCTGA
- a CDS encoding fumarylacetoacetate hydrolase family protein: protein MKLLRVGTAGAETPALLDAEGVLRDLSGVVPDIDGALLADDTALGRIRAAADAGELPELDAAGLRIGPPLGRIGKIVCIGLNYHDHARETGAEPPAEPVIFFKAADTVVGPNDTVLVPRRSAKTDWEVELAVVIGRTARYLESAEEALAHVAGYAVAHDVSEREFQIERGGTWDKGKNCETFNPLGPWLVTSDEVPDPQNLSLKLWVNGELKQDGTTAEQIFPVAEVVRYVSQFMTLYPGDVINTGTPAGVALGQPEPKPFLRAGDVVELEIEGLGRQRQDFKDA, encoded by the coding sequence ATGAAGCTGCTGCGAGTCGGTACGGCGGGAGCGGAGACGCCTGCGCTGCTGGACGCCGAGGGTGTTCTGCGGGACCTCTCCGGAGTCGTGCCGGACATCGACGGAGCGCTGCTCGCCGACGACACGGCGCTCGGTCGGATCCGCGCCGCCGCGGACGCCGGTGAGCTGCCCGAGCTCGACGCGGCCGGGCTGCGGATCGGGCCGCCGCTCGGGCGCATCGGCAAGATCGTGTGCATCGGGCTGAACTACCACGACCACGCCCGCGAGACCGGCGCCGAGCCGCCCGCCGAGCCGGTCATCTTCTTCAAGGCCGCGGACACGGTCGTGGGCCCGAACGACACCGTGCTGGTCCCCCGCCGGTCGGCGAAGACCGACTGGGAGGTCGAGCTCGCGGTCGTCATCGGACGTACGGCCCGGTATCTGGAGTCGGCCGAGGAGGCGCTCGCGCATGTCGCCGGGTACGCGGTGGCGCACGACGTGTCCGAGCGGGAGTTCCAGATCGAGCGGGGCGGGACCTGGGACAAGGGCAAGAACTGCGAGACGTTCAACCCCCTGGGGCCGTGGCTGGTGACCTCGGACGAGGTGCCGGATCCGCAGAACCTGTCGCTGAAGCTGTGGGTCAACGGGGAGCTGAAGCAGGACGGGACCACGGCGGAGCAGATCTTTCCGGTGGCGGAGGTCGTGCGGTACGTCAGCCAGTTCATGACGCTGTACCCCGGGGACGTCATCAACACGGGGACGCCGGCGGGGGTGGCGCTGGGGCAGCCTGAGCCGAAGCCGTTCCTGCGTGCCGGGGATGTGGTGGAGCTGGAGATCGAGGGGCTCGGCCGTCAGCGGCAGGATTTCAAGGATGCCTGA
- a CDS encoding glycoside hydrolase translates to MIRRRTLLAATGGALVGGALATGTARADATIAVNPGTSYGTWEGWGTSLAWWANVFGNRNDFADLFFTTNSVTYNGTTLPGLGLNIARYNLGACSWNTVNDETMAESANIPGFKQIEGFWQDWNNEDPTSSAWDWTADANQRAMLQKATSRGATTELFANSPMWWMCSNHNPSGAANGGNNLQTWNYRQHASHLAATALYARNNWGVNFATVDPFNEPASTWWTATGTQEGCHMDPAVQAAVLPYMRSELDKRGLTGVRIAASDETNYDTARSTWASFGSSTKALVSQVNVHGYQGSGGRRDLLYTDVVTTSGKKLWNSETGDSDGTGLTLAQNLCYDFRWLHPTAWCYWQVMDPSTGWAMIAYDANTLQPTTIQTKYYVMAQFSRHIRPGMRILDTGVSYAAAAYDASARRLVIVAVNTSASAQTLTFDLSRFTTVSGGSGGLVPRWNTVTTGGDQYRSYSNTFLSGKSVAVPFAAKAVQTLQIDGVVI, encoded by the coding sequence ATGATCCGACGCAGAACTCTGCTGGCGGCGACAGGCGGCGCCCTCGTCGGCGGCGCCCTGGCGACGGGCACCGCACGCGCGGACGCGACCATCGCCGTCAACCCCGGCACGTCGTACGGCACCTGGGAGGGCTGGGGCACCTCCCTGGCCTGGTGGGCCAATGTCTTCGGCAACCGGAACGACTTCGCCGACCTCTTCTTCACCACCAACTCGGTGACCTACAACGGCACCACCCTCCCCGGCCTGGGCCTCAACATCGCCCGCTACAACCTCGGCGCGTGCAGCTGGAACACCGTCAACGACGAGACGATGGCCGAGTCGGCGAACATCCCCGGCTTCAAGCAGATCGAGGGCTTCTGGCAGGACTGGAACAACGAGGACCCCACCTCCTCGGCCTGGGACTGGACCGCCGACGCGAACCAGCGCGCGATGCTGCAGAAGGCGACGTCGCGCGGCGCGACCACGGAACTCTTCGCCAACTCCCCCATGTGGTGGATGTGTTCCAACCACAACCCGTCCGGCGCGGCGAACGGCGGCAACAACCTCCAGACCTGGAACTACCGCCAGCACGCCTCCCACCTGGCGGCGACGGCCCTGTACGCCAGGAACAACTGGGGCGTGAACTTCGCGACGGTCGACCCCTTCAACGAGCCGGCCTCCACCTGGTGGACCGCCACCGGCACCCAGGAGGGCTGCCACATGGACCCGGCGGTCCAGGCGGCCGTACTTCCGTACATGCGCAGCGAGTTGGACAAGCGGGGCTTGACAGGCGTACGTATCGCGGCGTCGGACGAGACGAACTACGACACGGCGCGATCGACGTGGGCGTCCTTCGGTTCCTCCACCAAGGCCCTGGTCAGCCAGGTCAACGTGCACGGCTACCAGGGCTCGGGCGGCCGCCGCGACCTCCTCTACACGGACGTGGTCACGACGTCCGGCAAGAAGCTCTGGAACTCGGAGACCGGCGACAGCGACGGCACGGGTCTGACCCTGGCGCAGAACCTCTGCTACGACTTCCGCTGGCTGCACCCGACCGCCTGGTGCTACTGGCAGGTCATGGACCCGTCGACGGGCTGGGCGATGATCGCGTACGACGCGAACACACTCCAGCCGACGACCATCCAGACGAAGTACTACGTCATGGCCCAGTTCAGCCGCCACATCCGCCCGGGCATGCGGATCCTGGACACGGGCGTGAGCTACGCGGCGGCGGCCTACGACGCGTCGGCGCGCCGCCTGGTGATCGTCGCGGTGAACACCTCGGCCTCGGCCCAGACCCTGACCTTCGACCTGTCCCGCTTCACAACGGTTTCCGGCGGCTCGGGCGGATTGGTCCCGCGCTGGAACACGGTGACGACGGGCGGGGACCAGTACCGGTCGTACTCGAACACGTTCCTGAGCGGAAAGTCGGTGGCGGTGCCGTTCGCGGCGAAGGCGGTGCAGACGTTGCAGATCGACGGGGTGGTGATCTGA